The proteins below are encoded in one region of Cyprinus carpio isolate SPL01 unplaced genomic scaffold, ASM1834038v1 S000004619, whole genome shotgun sequence:
- the LOC109083910 gene encoding galactose-specific lectin nattectin-like: GSEGNDLKTKFLAVLRSLLLLSFMVFSMESADGRLIYTEYGWTNFGVRYFTSSFSQSTSWITAERNCIEEHANLASVHNELENNFLIGLLPSTTTRCWLGVQDAVEEGQWLWSDGTPYDYSNWCSNEPNNLNVENCGEIN, encoded by the exons GGTTCTGAAGGCAACGATCTGAAAACCAAG TTCTTGGCGGTGTTGAGAAGTCTGTTGCTGCTCTCTTTCATGGTGTTCTCCATGGAGAGTGCAGATG GTAGACTAATATATACCGAGTATGGATGGACAAATTTTGGAGTCCGATACTTTACAAGTTCTTTCTCTCAGTCGACCAGCTGGATCACAGCAGAG agaAACTGTATTGAGGAGCATGCAAATCTTGCATCTGTGCACAATGAACTGGAAAACAACTTTCTGATTGGTCTGTTGCCTTCTACTACTACACGATGTTGGCTTGGTGTTCAAGATGCTGTAGAA GAAGGACAGTGGTTGTGGAGTGATGGAACTCCATATGACTACAGCAACTGGTGCTCTAATGAACCTAACAATCTAAATGTTGAGAACTGTGGAGAGATCAACTGA